DNA from Paraburkholderia sp. BL10I2N1:
GGGTGCACGGGCGGGGCTCGCCCTGAATCCGGCCACGCCGCTCGCGGTGCTCGATCATGTGCTGGAAATGCTCGATGTGGTGCTGGTGATGTCGGTGAATCCGGGCTTTGGCGGCCAGGCTTTCATTCCGGGCACGCTGCAAAAGCTTGCCGCCTTGCGCGCACGGGTCGATAGCGTCATCGAGCGCACCGGGCGGCCGCTCCTGATCGAAGTCGACGGCGGGGTCAGGCAGTCGAACATCGCGGAGATCGCGCAGGCGGGAGCCGATGTGTTCGTCGCCGGTTCGGCCGTGTTCGGCGCCGACGACTATGCCGCGGCGATCGGCGCGATGCGCGCCGAACTGGCCTCCGTGAACGATCGCGTGCCGGAGCGTATGCTCGCGGATTGAGACGGTGACGTTCGGCCGTCGATTTCAGGAGCGAAGCATGGCTACGGAATCTCCCGCAGGTGAACTGGGCGTCGTCGCGCCCGCGTTCTCGCTGCCTGCCACTGACGGACGGACCTTGACGCTGGACGACGTGCGAGGCGAGCACGGTCTCGTGGTGGTGTTCATGTGCAACCACTGCCCTTATGTACAGGGCGCGTTGCCGCATCTTGTGCGCGATGCGCGCGAACTGGCGAAGCTGGGTGTCGGCGTGGTCGGCATCAGTTCCAACGACGCCGCCACGTATCCGGACGATTCGTTCGAGCGGATGGCATGGCTCGCTGCCGATCTGGGTTTGCCGTTTCCTTACCTGTATGACGAAACGCAGCAGGTGGCCCGTGCCTATGGCGCGGTGTGCACGCCGGAGTGTTTTGGCTTCGACGCGGGTCTGCGGCTGCGCTATCGGGGGCGGGTCGATGCCTCGCGCAAGGAGCCGGTCGAAGATGCACCGCGTGAACTCTTCGATGCGATGCGTGAGATTGCGCGGGCGGGCGTGGCGCCGGAGCCGCAGTATCCGGCTTTCGGCTGTTCGATCAAGTGGAAGTTGGGCTAGGCGCATCGGAGCGCGATGCGCGAAAAGAGGCTCAGCGCTTCTTCCTTGCCGTCGTGCCCGGTGCATGCCAGGCGCTGAGATCCTGCTCGGGCCGGTCCACCTCGCACCCCCAGTCCAGCGGCTGATCCTGATCGAAGCGCTTGCCGAGCTGCCACGCGATTTCAGCGCGGGCAAGCTGAACGCCCATATAGAACGCGTGTCCGCCGTCGTTTTCCAGCTTCAGCCCCGGATACAGCGCAAAGGGATCGAGCGCGGTCTGATGTCCATCGCGGTTGTACACATGGATACCGTCCGCCGCGACCTGCACGCGGAAATTCGGATCGCGCACCGCCCCGGCAAGTTCTTCTATTTCGCGGGCGTCGTACGGAAAAGGCCGCTTCGCATGCAGCGCGGAGAGATCCCCGGAAATGCCTTTCGGCAACACCTGTGCCTCGCGAGCCGCATGCATCACGCGCCTGGCGAGGTCGGCTTCGCGCACGGCACGCCGCGCGTGCAGACTGACCGACGTAGTTAGTACCGCACTGACCCGCAACTCGGCCGCCATGCCAAGCAGTAGCGCGTTGATCCCGCTCGTATCGGCTTCGGTCAGCTCCGTGACGTTGCCGATACCCATCATGATGCCGATCTCCGGATACCGTTCGCGCAGCGCGACATAGCGGGCGATCGACGCGGCCAGTCCAAACGGAATCGGATCGAGAATCGGATCGGCGAGAAAGGCGCGGCCGCGTTGCGTCATCGCATCGATGGCGGCATCCAGCGAGGCCGGATCGCGCGGCTCACGCGCGACGAGGACCGGCGTCGACGGCACCTCATCCGCGATCCACAATGTATCGACGTTCAGGCTCATCAGGTAGTCGGCGCCTGCGCGGCCGCCGCGCACGAGTTCAGTCGTCTGCATCGAGTCGACGCTCACCCGGTAACCCTGCGCCTTCAACAGCTTCACCGCGTCTTCGAGATGCGGAAACGGCGTTTCCGGCAGACAGCCGATGTCGATCACATCCGCGCCCTGATCGGCATAAAGCCGTGCGCGCGCCTCGATGCCGTCGAGATCGAGCCTCGGCGCATCGACGATTTCCGCGAAGATGTGCGTCTCATAGCGCGACAGATCAAAGTGCTGCGCCTCGCGGCCGAAGAACTGCGGCAGATCCTTGACCTCTTCGGGCCCCCGTTCGACGGGTACGCCATAGTGCGCGCTCAACGCGTCGAGATCGCCGCGGCAGCGGCCCGGTACGATCATCCGGGTCGCAATGAGCGGCAGCGGTACGCGCCGGCGCACCAGCTCGGCGGTCATCAGACCCGCGACCTGCAGCCCGATTTCGCGGACCTCCCACGTGAAGGGAGGCACAACCCCCGAGGCACTTCCCTCGATGGGGGCGATGCCTTCCAGCACCTGCTTCAGGCTTTTTTCGGCCAGTCTGCCGGTCAGGAAGACGATGTGGTCCATGCGAGCTTGAGGTCTGCCAGCCGTTGGTCGAGTGCCGCTCTGAGTTCGTCGAGCGAACGCGCTACTGTCGTGTGTTCGATACGCGTGAGCCGCTCGACGTTGTCGAGTTCGATCGTGCGGGGACGCACCTCGACCCATTCGTGCGGACTTTGCGTAATCACGCTCGGTGCCGTGTCGCATGCGAAAACGATGCCCGGTATGCATTGCTTGCCGGCCTGCGCGTACAGGTTCGTCGGCAGCGTGTCGGAGATGCCGTATGCGCACTTCGCGACCGTGTTGCTCGTCGCGGGGGCGATCACGACGGTGTGGTATTGGCCGGTGTACAGCATGCCGACCGGCACGCTGCTCGCACTGTTGTCGCGTATCACCCGGAAATGCTCGCGCAGTTTCGGCACGGTCCAGCCATAGAGCGGCAGCACTTCCTCGCCAGCCGCGGACAGAAACAGGTCCACGCCCGGCAGTTGCCGCGCCATGTCGATCGATTCCTCGAGCATGTGGCCCGAGCCGGTCACGCACCACGCGAATCGCGCGTCGGGCTTGAACTCGCCGAGCCGCCGGGCGGGCGTGGGTGTGCTCATGCCTCGGGCGATGGGTCCGATCCGTCGTGCGACAGCCGGATGTGCAGTCTGTGCATCTTCCGGTACAGCGTGTTGCGGCTGATGCCCAGGCCCTTGGCGACGTTGCTGACGTTCCAGCGGTGCTCGTCGAGGAGCGCCAGCACGGTCTCGCGCTCCTTCAGCTGGATCGCGTTGAGGGCCGAGGTGTCGGCGTCGTCCGCGAGATGCGCGGCCTGAACCATGCTGGGTGCGCCCGATGGGCGCGTAGCCGGGGACGCACCCGTGCCATGCACGACCTCGGCGGGCAGATGCGAGCAGCGAATCTCCGCGCCGTCGCATAGGGCGACCGCCATCTGCAGTACGTGACGCAACTGACGGATGTTGCCCGGCCACGCGTAGCTCAAGAGCGCATGCTGGGCCTCGGCGCTCAGCGCGGGCGGATCGTCCAGTTCGCTTTCGAGGATATGCTGCATCAGCGCGAGCGCGTCGGCCCGGTCGCGCAGCGCGGGCAGGTTCAGTTCGATGCCGTTGAGCCGGTAATACAGGTCCTCACGGAACTGGCCTGTCTGCACAAGTTCCATCAGATTGCGGTGGCTCGCGCTGATCAGCTGGAAATCGACCTTGATGGTGTTTTCCGTGCCGAGCGGCGTCACCTCGTGTTCTTCCAGCACGCGCAACAGACGCGCCTGCAGCGCCATCGGCATATCGCCGATCTCGTCCAGAAACAGCGTGCCGCCGTTGGCCTGCACGATCTTGCCGCGCCGGCCTTCACGCTGCGCACCGGTGAACGCCCCGGCGCGGTAGCCGAACAGTTCGCTTTCGATCAGGTTCTCCGGCAACGACGCGCAGTTGACCGCGACGAACGCACCGGCGCAGTTCGGGCTGATGCTGTGCAGCGCGTTCGCGAAGACTTCCTTGCCGGTGCCGGTCTGTCCTTTGAGGATGATCGGAATCTTGCGCTGGATCACGCGCGCGGCAAGCTGGATCTGCGAGGCCATGCCCGGATCGCCGAATTCCAGATGGGACAGCTTGTCGAGGCGGCTGGTCTGCTCGCGCGTATCGCGTTGTTTGACGGTTCTGTTGCGCGCCCCAGGTGAGACATCGCGCACGGTGGGGTCGGTCATCAGGATGCGCGTGGCGCTCGTCGCGGCGTCGCGCGGCGTTTGCGCGACGAGGAAAAAGCGGTTGTTCGCGTTCGCGCTATAGACCGTCACCGGATGGAACGAGCCGCGTATACTGCGCGCGATCATGTCTTCGAGCGACGAATTGAATGCTTCTTCGATGCGCTTGCCCACTAGTTCGGTATGCGAGCGGAAGTCGAGCTGGAAGAGCGCGCTGCGGCTGGCGGCCAGCACCACACCGCTGTCGCTGACCGCGAGCTTACCTGCATGCAGCGTGCTCACGAATTCAGGGCGGCTATGGAAGTGGATCATGTTCGCGTGGCGGTAGCGCGCATCGATCAGGCGGTTTTCGATCATCTGCCGTGACATGCCGACGAGCACGAGCGAATGCTGCTGCAGGAGCTTCGAGCGGCTCGTGACATCGAGTACGCCGGCGATGACGCCGCGATCGTCGAAGATCGGCGCCGCCGAGCAGGTCAGCGACGTATAGCGCGAATAAAAATGCTCATGCTGGCAAACGGCAAGGCAGTCACGTTCGACGAGACAGGTGCCCATGCCGTTCGTGCCTGCTTCACGTTCGCTCCAGAGCGCGCCGACGCGCAGCCCGTCCGCGCCAATCGCCTCGCCGAACGGCACCGAGGAAACCTGGTGCACGATCACGCCTTCCGGGTCGACCAGCACGACCGCCAGTTCAGGGTCGGCGAGCTGTTGATACAGCGTGGTCATTTCGAGCTTCGAGCAGGCGATCAGATCGCTGGCCGCTTCGCGGCGTGCCGCGAGTTCCTGCTGCGTGAGTATAGGCGGCGTCACGAAGCGGGCCGGATCGAGCCTGAACTCGTTCAGGCATCGCGCCCACGACTGCGCCACGGAATCACTGGTGGGGCGGGTGGCCAACTGGTGGTTGACGGTACTGAGCACTTCCCGAACATGTGTATCGATGTCAGCAAGCGACGACATGGAGCGTTGTCTCCGTTGCGTCCGTTATCCGTGCGCGATGTTTCTCGAACGGTTGCGGCGCGTATATGTGTTTGTTTCCCCTCGGGCGCTGCGTCTTACAGGAGCACGCATGCGCTGCAATCGGGCCGCCCCTTGATCTGGAACGGACTTCGGGGCGGGCACAGACTCTCTCAAAACTCTACAACCGATGGCGCTGGTATTCAATAAATTAGAGGAATTAACGGAGCATTTGAGCCCGGATTTTGCTTCGCTGTGCAACAACCGTCGCGGGACGAACGAAAATGCCCACGTGTTGCGAATTCGGGACACTATGTGCATGGGAAGACGCCCCTGTTCAATCTGCCAGCCTGGCCGCCACGCGGCGGAGGACCCCATGGACCGTTTCGATGCGATTCGCCACAACGGCTTTTCTGCGGTTTCCGCCGCTTCCGATGCGGCAATGCAGCACGCTGCATTCGATTCTTCCGCCCGGCAGGCGAGCCGTGCGCCGATGGATATTGTGTATATCGAAGGATTCACGGGGCAGACAGTAATCGGCATCGATCATGGCGAATTGCACGCGCCTCAACCGGTACGCATGAGTCTCGCAATCGGCGTGCCCGCGATTCGAGCCTGCACGACCGATCGCATCGAAGACACAATCAACTATGCTGCAGTGCGCGAAGCCCTGCATGGACTGCTTGCATCGCACGGCACGCAATTGCTCGAGGCGCTTGCAGAAAAGGTGGCGCAATTGCTGATCGCAGATTTCGGAGCGCACTGGGTGCGCGTTTCGCTCGCCAAGCCCGCCAAATTCGAGGACGTCGAATCAGTGGGCGTGCTCATCGAGCGGCGCCGCGATGAAACCCGTGCTGCCTATGCGACATGTGCTTCGCTTGGAGAAGGGCTGATTCCGAACTGAGATCCGGCGGGTTTCACACAGGCGGCAAATCGCAAACAGGGAACGGCGGCGGTGCGGCGAATCACGCCGTTCCTGTCGCTGTCATTCGGCGCAAACGCGCGCCGGTCACTTCACCGCGGGCGCGCCCGTTGCAGCCTGTCTGGCGACGCCGCAGGCACGGTACGCCTCGGCCTGCAAGGTAAGGAACTTCTTCGTCTGGGCTTTCGCGCGATCGACCCGGAACTCGGCGCCGCCTTCACCGCCGAGCGTGGCGTATTTCGCAAACGTCGACTGTTCGACGAAATCGTCATAAGACAGGGCCTGCGCAATCCGGTCGATGACGCATGAGCATTTGTAGACGTTGACGAAGTCGTGCCCGTTGTCGTCCATGCAGCTCAGCACGTATTCGACACGCCCCTGCGTCGGGTAGTCGTGACCTTGCGCCGGGTTGCCACCCGCAGCAGCATCTTCGGCCAGCGCCAGCGGCGCAGCCACGGCGAGGCAGGCGAATACCAGCAGCGTGCGACATCGTAGAGTCATGCCAGTGCCTCCGTTGGAGTGCGATGGTCGATCGGGACGAGGCGTGCGTGCAGCCGCCTCGCCGCTCGCCAGCGTCCCCTTACGCCCTCATGGGTCGCTTCATGCGGTGCTTCGTTCAGACGCTCAGCGGGCCTCGGGTCACACCGCCCGGAGGCCCCGCATCATGCCGCGAATCTGCCCGCTCAGTTAGGCGCAAACGGATGTGCGACCGTGGCCTTCTTCGCCACCACTTCCGCTGCATTCGGCTCCCCCGCTACCGCGCGCTGGATCGCTTCGCGCGTGGCCTTGTAGTTGAACTCCTGGATCTTCTTGTCGTCTTCGGCCTGCCAGTGAATGAAGACGCCGACGCAGACGAACAGGTCGTCGGCCTCGTCCTTCGGGATCGTCCCGTCTTCGACGCTGTCCGCTACCGCCAGCGCCACGGCGTGCTGTGCCGGACCGAACATCTGCACGGCCTGCTTGGCGCCCTTGATCGTCACCTTGTTGAACAGGATGGTATTGGGCTTGGTGAGCAGGTTCGGCGCAACGACGGCCAGCAGCGATGTAAAGCCGTCCTTGTTGTTGGTCAGCGCGTGGCAGAAGGCTGTCTCGGCAGCGGAGCCGCGCGGACCGATAATCAGGTCGATGTGGGCGACCTCGTTGCCGTCGCCGACCAGCGACTCTCCTACCATGACGCGGTTGATCTTGGCCATGCTGTTCCTCCAGTGGATGGGTATTCGATGTATGGGACTGCGGTCAACTCGCGACGCCGTGAGGACGGCCGCGCAAGAAAGGAATGAGCGGACTGCCTAACCCTGGTGTTCCTAACATGTTCCGTGCCAGAGTCAGATGCGTGTCGCCGACCGACCCGTTTGACTCCGTTCCAGCAGGTTCGCCACGAACAGGGTCGCGACAGTGAGATCTGCGCTCGTGCCAGGATTGATGCCGCGTGCCTTTAGCCCGGTGTCCCATGCGGACAGACGCAACGCGTCGGGGACTTCGG
Protein-coding regions in this window:
- the rpe gene encoding ribulose-phosphate 3-epimerase produces the protein MRDFLIAPSLLSADFARLGDETAAVVAAGADWVHFDVMDNHYVPNLTVGPLVCAALRPHTEAPLDVHLMVSPVDALVTAFAEAGADVISFHPEASQHVHRTIALIKASGARAGLALNPATPLAVLDHVLEMLDVVLVMSVNPGFGGQAFIPGTLQKLAALRARVDSVIERTGRPLLIEVDGGVRQSNIAEIAQAGADVFVAGSAVFGADDYAAAIGAMRAELASVNDRVPERMLAD
- a CDS encoding thioredoxin family protein, with translation MATESPAGELGVVAPAFSLPATDGRTLTLDDVRGEHGLVVVFMCNHCPYVQGALPHLVRDARELAKLGVGVVGISSNDAATYPDDSFERMAWLAADLGLPFPYLYDETQQVARAYGAVCTPECFGFDAGLRLRYRGRVDASRKEPVEDAPRELFDAMREIARAGVAPEPQYPAFGCSIKWKLG
- a CDS encoding DUF6513 domain-containing protein — encoded protein: MDHIVFLTGRLAEKSLKQVLEGIAPIEGSASGVVPPFTWEVREIGLQVAGLMTAELVRRRVPLPLIATRMIVPGRCRGDLDALSAHYGVPVERGPEEVKDLPQFFGREAQHFDLSRYETHIFAEIVDAPRLDLDGIEARARLYADQGADVIDIGCLPETPFPHLEDAVKLLKAQGYRVSVDSMQTTELVRGGRAGADYLMSLNVDTLWIADEVPSTPVLVAREPRDPASLDAAIDAMTQRGRAFLADPILDPIPFGLAASIARYVALRERYPEIGIMMGIGNVTELTEADTSGINALLLGMAAELRVSAVLTTSVSLHARRAVREADLARRVMHAAREAQVLPKGISGDLSALHAKRPFPYDAREIEELAGAVRDPNFRVQVAADGIHVYNRDGHQTALDPFALYPGLKLENDGGHAFYMGVQLARAEIAWQLGKRFDQDQPLDWGCEVDRPEQDLSAWHAPGTTARKKR
- a CDS encoding flavoprotein, encoding MSTPTPARRLGEFKPDARFAWCVTGSGHMLEESIDMARQLPGVDLFLSAAGEEVLPLYGWTVPKLREHFRVIRDNSASSVPVGMLYTGQYHTVVIAPATSNTVAKCAYGISDTLPTNLYAQAGKQCIPGIVFACDTAPSVITQSPHEWVEVRPRTIELDNVERLTRIEHTTVARSLDELRAALDQRLADLKLAWTTSSS
- a CDS encoding sigma-54-dependent Fis family transcriptional regulator, which translates into the protein MSSLADIDTHVREVLSTVNHQLATRPTSDSVAQSWARCLNEFRLDPARFVTPPILTQQELAARREAASDLIACSKLEMTTLYQQLADPELAVVLVDPEGVIVHQVSSVPFGEAIGADGLRVGALWSEREAGTNGMGTCLVERDCLAVCQHEHFYSRYTSLTCSAAPIFDDRGVIAGVLDVTSRSKLLQQHSLVLVGMSRQMIENRLIDARYRHANMIHFHSRPEFVSTLHAGKLAVSDSGVVLAASRSALFQLDFRSHTELVGKRIEEAFNSSLEDMIARSIRGSFHPVTVYSANANNRFFLVAQTPRDAATSATRILMTDPTVRDVSPGARNRTVKQRDTREQTSRLDKLSHLEFGDPGMASQIQLAARVIQRKIPIILKGQTGTGKEVFANALHSISPNCAGAFVAVNCASLPENLIESELFGYRAGAFTGAQREGRRGKIVQANGGTLFLDEIGDMPMALQARLLRVLEEHEVTPLGTENTIKVDFQLISASHRNLMELVQTGQFREDLYYRLNGIELNLPALRDRADALALMQHILESELDDPPALSAEAQHALLSYAWPGNIRQLRHVLQMAVALCDGAEIRCSHLPAEVVHGTGASPATRPSGAPSMVQAAHLADDADTSALNAIQLKERETVLALLDEHRWNVSNVAKGLGISRNTLYRKMHRLHIRLSHDGSDPSPEA
- a CDS encoding dihydroneopterin aldolase — its product is MDRFDAIRHNGFSAVSAASDAAMQHAAFDSSARQASRAPMDIVYIEGFTGQTVIGIDHGELHAPQPVRMSLAIGVPAIRACTTDRIEDTINYAAVREALHGLLASHGTQLLEALAEKVAQLLIADFGAHWVRVSLAKPAKFEDVESVGVLIERRRDETRAAYATCASLGEGLIPN
- the fae gene encoding formaldehyde-activating enzyme, with the translated sequence MAKINRVMVGESLVGDGNEVAHIDLIIGPRGSAAETAFCHALTNNKDGFTSLLAVVAPNLLTKPNTILFNKVTIKGAKQAVQMFGPAQHAVALAVADSVEDGTIPKDEADDLFVCVGVFIHWQAEDDKKIQEFNYKATREAIQRAVAGEPNAAEVVAKKATVAHPFAPN